In the Archocentrus centrarchus isolate MPI-CPG fArcCen1 chromosome 11, fArcCen1, whole genome shotgun sequence genome, TGGCCTTATAAGTACAAGAAACCCACTCTGCTCTTTAGCAGCAGACATGAACTTATCAGTGGCACTTAGATTACAAAGAACAGAAGGCCTTTATTCATAACAAAACCCATTCTACAGGCTGCAGTCTATCTTTACAAACTCTtctattaaaaaacaaaggTCAATCTCAGTTTTGTCGTGTAACAGCATGTTTGTATAAAGTGCATTTGTCAAACCTTTGGAGTTTACTATGTTTGCTTAATAAACCACAcaagctctttttttaaatgaagaacaGTCATGTTTTCTCCTCATCATCACCCTTGTTATGGTCCTCAATAGCAtctctgtgaagaaaaaaacctaGTTACAGGCTTAACGGTTTGAAAGTATGGTGCAGACTTGATGAATGGATTACCTGCAaagcaggagctgctcagcaaGGCTATCTCTCAACTCCTTGATCTCTTTAGTTTTTCTCTTCTGAATCTTTAACTCAGTCTtcagctctctgctgctctcctccagGAAGTGCACTGTCTCCTGAAAGGCAGGGATAACATCAGTGTTTAGTGTCATCCGACCctacttttttccccctatttTGCTTCTCTCAGTCATCTTGCTTACCTTGTACTGTCCcacattttctcttctttgcaTGTGGATTAGTTTGAGTTTCTCCTCCAAACACGCCCTCTGCAGCTTCAGTTTTTCTATCTCCTCCCTCAGAGGTCTCAGCTGGGCCCTCAGCTCCTGGGCTTGCTCTTTGGCTTTAACCAGTGCACCAGCTGTTGCTTCTCTTCTTTTCAGCAGTGCAAGCAAAATTGGCTCATACCTGGAAAAGCAAACCacagaaatattaaatattttatagccAATCACTGGGTTTTTATGGCTAAAAATATGGCACTATCAAAGGTCTTCAAGTGTCAAAAGGAAGGAATAAACACATGTTTTAGCAGTTACAGTCATTGTACCTGTCCTCTAGTGCTCTCAGTCCACCCTGCAGATACTGCTGTATGTCCCCACATGAATGCCTCCTACATTCAGTCAGCTCCTCTGCAGTGTTGGGAGTCTGACTGGAGCTCTGGTCCTGAAGCTTTGCAATCAGGTCTGAGAGCTGTTGTTGTTGGGCCAACCTGAGCTGGTAGCCCTCTTCTGTCAGCTGGAGCATCAGGGAGTTCAGCTTCTCCTGGAAGAAATTAATTTAAagtaagaagatggatggatggatggatggatggatggatggatggatggatggatggatggatggattagaAATGTGATGGATATTTGAATCTTGTTCTTACCTCTTCTCTCTTTAGCAGCTCCACCTCACGGCGCTGGTTGTTCAGAGCTGCCTGGCTGTGGGCGCAGTCCCTCGCCATTGCGAAGAGCCTCCTCTTCAGCTTTCTGAGCTCGTCTTGTAGCCCCTGTCGCTCCAGGTTCACCTTCCACAttcttctttcctcctctgccctctcctcccTAAGGCTCTttatctccctctttctctcctcccttcttccttcttcttctttcttgagCACATCCATCAGGTCTGCCACTTTGCTATCAATCcactcctctgtctcctcctcctcacttgCCATTTTTGCCTCCTCTTGGCCCTTTTCCCCTCTCAGTTGCAGTACCTCTACCAGCAGCTCAATCCTCCTCTTCTGTAATTGCTGTACCCCTTCTATGCAGTCCTCCATCTGAGTCTGCAAGGCCCCTAATTCTTTCATGCCAGATCCCAGATCTAAGGTGTCTGTCTTGAGTTCACGTCTCTCCTCAGATGGTAGTTCACTGACATTTACATCAGTCTCACTTGCATCTTCCATTGTTTCCATGCGTTCTTCAAATACATGTCCAGGCTTTGTCCCCTCACAGTACACTGGGTCCTTTTCTGCTGGTGTTCCTGAAAATCCGAACCCCTTATCTGTTTTTAGATGACCTGGCCTTTCTAATCTTTCCACAGAGAACCCACCCATCATAACACAGCCAGACAAATCTTTCTGCTGGCTGCGATTTGTTGTTGAACCTGCTGTCATTCTGTTCCCGTTGTCCTTGGAAACCTGACCTTCTTCCCAGGAATCTAATTGCATTGGCTGGATCTCCATCTTTAATGGCCTCTCTTGCTGAATGGGCACCAGTGTTGTACCTCTGTAAAGCTGAGGGTTCTTGTTAATGTGTACATATTCTTGGCTTTCATCTGTAACCCAGTCTTGGGGTTCAAAGTCCATGCCAGCTTCTTCCATGCAGCTCTCCAGCATGGCTAGCATCCCTAACAGCTGGCCTTCATATTCCACCATGGTCTTGCTCAGTTTGTTACCTGCTGAGGTCAGAGGCATTTCTGTCTGGTGAGAACGTTCTGATGTCACTCCACACCTGTTGAATAGAGTGCCCATGTTTTGCAACTGGCCTTGCACAGGCTTTTCTTCTGTACCAGTCCCATCTATGTGTGTGTCAATGTAGCTAGTTGAGAGATAAGCTTGGGGGCATTTCCATGTTTCTCCGTACTTTTCCACTGTAACTTCCTCTTTGCCCTGACCATGACTGGATTCGGTCAGATTTGCTTCAGTGTATTGAGAACCAAAGGAAATACCGGTGAGCTCCTCGCAGCTCTTCAGTAAGTCATCCATCTCCTGTAGGTATGGctttattaaagatgattgCTTTAGCTGCGTTCCTGTGAAGGTGACGCCATGTAGGTCTGTGTTGCACTCTCCTTGTTCCATGAGGGCtctctctggttccccctcctcttccttaATGAAGAGTGGCTCGAACCCAGAGGATGAAATCTTATCATCTAGGTCATCCATCTGTTCGGCTTAATTCTCGTTGCCCGTTTTGATGAAGAAGTCTCCTTCAGAAAGGCCTGTTAAGCCAGATGAATACATTAGGCAATCTCTGGCTTATAGCTGTAGATGAGGCCTGGCTTAAAATGATGACATGTCAAGATACAATAGGGGCCGGGTTAATGTTTTGGCCAGACTTGTAAGCTATGTTGATGTCATTAGCACATGTGGGCATGTGGAGGCATGGTTTAGCAGGGTATGCTACCGACAGCTGTTCCCTTAGGCCAGGTGCCACGGGCACCAATTCAGTGCT is a window encoding:
- the sync gene encoding uncharacterized protein sync, which gives rise to MDDLDDKISSSGFEPLFIKEEEGEPERALMEQGECNTDLHGVTFTGTQLKQSSLIKPYLQEMDDLLKSCEELTGISFGSQYTEANLTESSHGQGKEEVTVEKYGETWKCPQAYLSTSYIDTHIDGTGTEEKPVQGQLQNMGTLFNRCGVTSERSHQTEMPLTSAGNKLSKTMVEYEGQLLGMLAMLESCMEEAGMDFEPQDWVTDESQEYVHINKNPQLYRGTTLVPIQQERPLKMEIQPMQLDSWEEGQVSKDNGNRMTAGSTTNRSQQKDLSGCVMMGGFSVERLERPGHLKTDKGFGFSGTPAEKDPVYCEGTKPGHVFEERMETMEDASETDVNVSELPSEERRELKTDTLDLGSGMKELGALQTQMEDCIEGVQQLQKRRIELLVEVLQLRGEKGQEEAKMASEEEETEEWIDSKVADLMDVLKKEEEGRREERKREIKSLREERAEEERRMWKVNLERQGLQDELRKLKRRLFAMARDCAHSQAALNNQRREVELLKREEEKLNSLMLQLTEEGYQLRLAQQQQLSDLIAKLQDQSSSQTPNTAEELTECRRHSCGDIQQYLQGGLRALEDRYEPILLALLKRREATAGALVKAKEQAQELRAQLRPLREEIEKLKLQRACLEEKLKLIHMQRRENVGQYKETVHFLEESSRELKTELKIQKRKTKEIKELRDSLAEQLLLCRDAIEDHNKGDDEEKT